TTGTACAGCGCTGTGATCTTTATCATGTGAAATCGCCTTTTCGATCCAGATCTTTGCCTCGGTAAATTTCTTTTGCTTAAATAGTATCCATGCATAAGTATCCTCAAATGAAGCCGTATTGGGTTGAAGCTCGTTCGAGCGCTTCGACATCGCTTCGGCCTTATCCAGCGAAGCGCCGCGTACCGAGAGATAGTATGCATAATTATTCAACGTATACGCGTTGTCAGGATTATAACTTAATGCTTTGTTATACGAATCGTCCGACTTTTGCTCGTCGCCCATCGAATGGTAACAGTCGCCCAAAACCGAATAGCTTTGCGCTAAAAGATCATTATCCTGGCTCTCGAGCGAAGTAGCATTTTTTACATAGCTCAGAGCTTTTTTGAAGTCCTTTTTCTGTTCGTATGCAACGCCAACCAAATAGTTGAGCCATGCCTGGTTGGGAAATAGCGATAAAGCATTCTCACCGTCTTTAATAGCTTCGTCTAACTGGTTGCTGCCCAAATCTAGCCTTACTAATTGCTCCTGCACCTCGTAAACCTGGTCGTTAAGGGCGAGAGATTTTTTGTAATTGGTTTTTGCTTCCGGATATTTTTCATTCTGGATCAGCATATCGCCATACAACGCATAGCTGCGGGCATCATCAGGATGGGCCACGGTAAGCAACCTGCTTAGTTCCAGTGCGCTCGCTTTTGCATTCGGATCGGGGAATTTAGGAACGTATCCCAGCACTATCTTCACTTCCTGCTCTATCTCCAGATCGGGCAATTTAAAGGCCAGCATCAGTTGGTTATAGCTTGCTTCGTTATCTTTTTTGTCACGGTAAATGTCTGCCAGCGCCAGGTGAACGCGACCACTGCCGGGATCGGCCTGTTCAGCATCTTTCAATACTTTAAGCGCTTTGTCCTGGAACCCGTTAGAATTGTATATCTCGCCGAGCAATAAATAGTACCGTATCTCGGATGGATTGGCATCTATCAATCCCTGAATATCGGCTGCAGCTTTATCAACCTTGCCCTGTTTCAGGTAAATGTTTTCCTTTTTAGCAATTATTTCATCAGACGGGCCAATCATCTTTTCGAGCTTTTCATAAACGGCCAATGCCTGGTCGTATTTCTTCTCGATATAATAAACATTGGCCTGGTCAAAGTAATAATCTGGCTTATCCGGGTTTATTTTTAAGAGTTCATTAAATACGTTCTCCAGCTTCGTCGCATCATTGTTCTTTTCATAACAATCGGCAAGTGCCACCCAATACCACTCATTTTCGGGTTTTACCGTTACTGCTTTTTCAAGCAGGTCCTGCGCCGATTCATAGTCGTTCTGATCTTTTTTCAGGGAGGCCAGTTCGTACATGGCGGCGTCGTTTGCCGGGTCCACCTGCAAAACCTGGTTGAACATTTCAGCGGCCAGAGTGGTGTTCTCTATCGTCTTGTCGCGCAACGCGGAAAAGAAAAGTTGTTTCACCATTACGCTGTCGCCAGGGGTAAGCGGCTTACCCACAACCATCACCACCCGGTTTGCTTTGTTAGTACTATCCTTTTGGGCTAATACTACAAAAGGCAGCATTAAAAGTATCGAAAATATGATCCGCAGTTTTTTCATTATCCTACCCCGGTATGTCCATAACCACCCGCACCGCGCGATGTTTCGTTTAATATTTCTACTTCCTCCCAGCTTACCTTCTCGTGCCGGGCAACTATCATTTGTGCTATCCTGTCGCCGGTATTGACCTCAAAAGGCTCAGCAGAAAAATTGATAAGCAATACCTTGATCTCTCCCCTGTAATCAGCGTCAACCGTTCCTGGAGAGTTTACGATACCTATGCCGTGTTTAAACGCCAGTCCGCTGCGCGGCCGTATCTGCGCCTCAAACCCTTCAGGCAGCTCGATATGCAAACCTGTCGGGATCAGTTTACGCTCCATAGGCTGTAAAATTACGGCGCTTTCCAGGTCGGCACGCAGGTCCATGCCTGCGGCATGGGCAGTTTCATAAGCCGGTAAATTGTTTTTAGACCTGTTAATTATCCTGATGATCATCGTTTGCTTAGTATGCTTTTTAAGTCGTTCCGCTCGAAATAGAATGCTGCCAAAGCGTATAGTATCAATAAAGCGTCGCCTGCAAAGATATTACGCTTGAAGATATAGAACGATACAAAAACGATTATAATTGAGGAAATTATATAAGACAGGTTCTTTTTTAAATTGTAGGGTATCGG
Above is a window of Mucilaginibacter ginsenosidivorans DNA encoding:
- the dut gene encoding dUTP diphosphatase — encoded protein: MIIRIINRSKNNLPAYETAHAAGMDLRADLESAVILQPMERKLIPTGLHIELPEGFEAQIRPRSGLAFKHGIGIVNSPGTVDADYRGEIKVLLINFSAEPFEVNTGDRIAQMIVARHEKVSWEEVEILNETSRGAGGYGHTGVG
- a CDS encoding tetratricopeptide repeat protein, which encodes MKKLRIIFSILLMLPFVVLAQKDSTNKANRVVMVVGKPLTPGDSVMVKQLFFSALRDKTIENTTLAAEMFNQVLQVDPANDAAMYELASLKKDQNDYESAQDLLEKAVTVKPENEWYWVALADCYEKNNDATKLENVFNELLKINPDKPDYYFDQANVYYIEKKYDQALAVYEKLEKMIGPSDEIIAKKENIYLKQGKVDKAAADIQGLIDANPSEIRYYLLLGEIYNSNGFQDKALKVLKDAEQADPGSGRVHLALADIYRDKKDNEASYNQLMLAFKLPDLEIEQEVKIVLGYVPKFPDPNAKASALELSRLLTVAHPDDARSYALYGDMLIQNEKYPEAKTNYKKSLALNDQVYEVQEQLVRLDLGSNQLDEAIKDGENALSLFPNQAWLNYLVGVAYEQKKDFKKALSYVKNATSLESQDNDLLAQSYSVLGDCYHSMGDEQKSDDSYNKALSYNPDNAYTLNNYAYYLSVRGASLDKAEAMSKRSNELQPNTASFEDTYAWILFKQKKFTEAKIWIEKAISHDKDHSAVQTEHYGDIMYQLGDKDSALENWKKAKQYGGGSPVLERKINEKKYIE